Proteins encoded together in one Sinorhizobium sp. B11 window:
- a CDS encoding CocE/NonD family hydrolase, with amino-acid sequence MSQRSFTTIENQWITLADGTRLAARIWMPDGTDADPVPAVFELLPYRKRDGTSLRDESTYPVFAAAGIAGVRVDIRGSGESDGVIDGEYTELELANACELIAWIADQPWCNGSVGMMGISWGGFNSLQVAALRPPALRAVISIASTVDRYNDDIHYKNGCHLSAQLSWAATMLGYQSRPPDPAITGDRWKDMWLERLENEPFFMEEWLVHQRRDTFWEHGSICEDFARVEIPAMVIAGWADGYRNTPLKAIAGLGTEAKALIGPWVHKYPHFAFPKPRADFHGEAIAWWNRWLRGEENGAENTPQLRAYILDAMRPAPRRDADPGFWVAMDAWREPAMQFFHVGSSSRLEEGAAEPQTSAQEVYVRSPLDTGTASGEYFTLKPDAEMAIDQRGDDAGSLIFETPPLVEDHDYLGQPIVTLALRCEAETANLCARLVDVHEDGTATRVSFGVLNLAHRDGNAEPKPMKSGEQTTVRLMLDACGYRFRAGHRIRLSLSTAYWPMILPPPTDSGLVIDTASIELALPILADHHLIAVKEPDNPDPLPKYIEHAPAKTRRQVIRELSANRTEYRIYEDTGLFEHPDTGLSTRQLRDETWSISPDDPLSMTGQSTWTCDMQRPGWSVTTVATASIACTATHWIIAATVIADEGGIKIFEKDFGETAIARDLM; translated from the coding sequence ATGAGCCAACGCTCCTTCACGACGATCGAAAACCAGTGGATCACGCTCGCCGACGGAACGCGACTTGCCGCGCGGATCTGGATGCCTGATGGTACGGATGCCGATCCGGTGCCGGCCGTCTTCGAATTACTGCCCTACCGCAAGCGCGATGGAACGAGCCTGCGTGACGAATCGACCTATCCGGTCTTTGCCGCCGCCGGCATTGCGGGTGTGCGTGTCGATATCCGCGGCTCGGGCGAATCCGACGGGGTGATCGACGGCGAATATACCGAACTCGAGCTTGCCAATGCCTGCGAACTGATCGCCTGGATCGCCGACCAGCCCTGGTGCAATGGCTCGGTGGGCATGATGGGCATTTCCTGGGGCGGCTTCAACAGCCTGCAGGTCGCGGCCTTGCGTCCGCCGGCATTGAGGGCCGTTATCTCGATCGCCTCGACCGTCGACCGCTACAATGACGACATCCACTATAAGAACGGCTGTCACCTTTCCGCCCAGCTCTCCTGGGCCGCGACGATGCTCGGCTACCAGTCTCGCCCGCCCGATCCCGCTATCACCGGCGATCGCTGGAAGGATATGTGGCTGGAGCGGCTGGAAAACGAACCGTTCTTCATGGAGGAATGGCTTGTCCACCAGCGACGCGACACCTTCTGGGAACATGGTTCGATCTGCGAGGATTTTGCACGCGTCGAGATCCCTGCGATGGTGATTGCCGGCTGGGCGGACGGCTATCGCAACACACCGCTGAAGGCGATCGCCGGGCTTGGCACAGAGGCTAAGGCGCTGATTGGCCCCTGGGTTCACAAATATCCGCATTTCGCCTTTCCAAAGCCGCGCGCCGATTTCCATGGCGAAGCGATCGCCTGGTGGAACCGCTGGCTGCGCGGCGAAGAGAATGGTGCGGAAAATACGCCCCAGCTTCGCGCCTATATTCTCGACGCCATGCGCCCTGCCCCGCGCCGCGATGCCGATCCCGGTTTTTGGGTCGCCATGGACGCATGGCGCGAACCGGCAATGCAGTTTTTCCATGTCGGATCGTCCAGCCGGCTCGAGGAAGGAGCGGCCGAGCCCCAGACATCAGCGCAAGAGGTCTATGTGCGCTCGCCCCTCGATACCGGCACGGCATCGGGGGAATATTTCACGCTGAAACCGGATGCTGAAATGGCCATCGACCAGCGCGGGGACGATGCCGGTTCGCTCATATTCGAGACCCCGCCACTTGTCGAAGATCATGACTATCTCGGCCAGCCTATTGTTACGCTGGCGCTACGCTGCGAGGCAGAGACCGCAAATCTCTGCGCGCGGCTCGTCGACGTGCATGAGGACGGCACCGCCACACGCGTTTCCTTCGGCGTCCTCAATCTTGCTCATCGTGATGGCAACGCCGAGCCCAAGCCCATGAAGAGCGGAGAGCAGACGACGGTGCGCCTGATGCTCGATGCCTGCGGCTATCGCTTTCGCGCCGGCCATCGCATACGCCTTTCACTTTCGACGGCCTATTGGCCGATGATCCTGCCGCCGCCGACGGATTCCGGCCTCGTCATCGATACGGCCTCGATCGAACTCGCCCTGCCCATACTTGCCGATCACCACCTCATCGCCGTGAAAGAGCCGGATAATCCCGATCCGCTGCCGAAATATATCGAGCATGCGCCGGCTAAGACCAGAAGGCAGGTCATCAGGGAGCTTTCCGCCAATCGAACCGAATACCGTATTTACGAGGATACCGGGCTTTTCGAGCATCCCGACACCGGGCTCAGCACGCGTCAGCTGCGGGATGAGACATGGTCGATTTCGCCGGATGACCCGCTTTCGATGACAGGTCAATCTACCTGGACCTGCGACATGCAGCGTCCCGGCTGGTCCGTGACGACGGTTGCGACCGCATCGATCGCCTGCACGGCAACGCACTGGATCATCGCCGCCACGGTCATTGCCGATGAGGGCGGGATAAAAATCTTCGAGAAGGATTTTGGCGAGACTGCAATCGCCCGCGATCTGATGTAG
- a CDS encoding alpha/beta hydrolase produces the protein MSIDRPMPTEESILEFLDVCEGFYPPDAVEASIEQQRQWYDALCARFDHALPQGMVYADGMVLRIPIRRYRPRTITTSTVLLYLHGGGFVVGSLESHHSICAEIADFAGAELVSVDYRLAPEYRWPAQSEDCFLVLKHLLSSTGSKVVIIGDSAGANLAAGLAIRALGEALPGIAGQVLVYPALGGDLQKGSYVEMANAPGLSTADVAYYRSVLQAPLRHPVAAPLHAVSVEGLAPAFITVARFDPLRDDGPAYAARLAEAGVEVWFREEPQMVHAWLRARHMSEGARAGFKAVCEAVRLFASR, from the coding sequence ATGTCGATCGACCGACCGATGCCCACCGAAGAGAGCATTCTGGAATTCCTTGATGTCTGCGAAGGCTTTTATCCACCGGACGCAGTCGAGGCATCGATCGAGCAGCAACGTCAATGGTATGACGCACTCTGCGCGCGATTTGACCACGCACTGCCGCAGGGGATGGTCTATGCAGATGGCATGGTGCTGCGGATACCGATCCGCCGGTATCGTCCGCGAACAATAACCACATCAACCGTTCTCCTCTATCTTCACGGCGGAGGTTTTGTTGTCGGCTCGCTCGAAAGCCATCACTCGATCTGCGCTGAAATCGCCGATTTCGCCGGCGCCGAACTTGTTTCCGTCGACTACCGGCTGGCGCCCGAATACCGCTGGCCGGCGCAGAGCGAGGATTGTTTCCTCGTCCTGAAGCATCTGCTGTCGTCCACCGGTAGCAAGGTCGTCATCATCGGCGATAGTGCCGGTGCCAACCTGGCGGCAGGGCTCGCCATCAGGGCGCTGGGGGAGGCCTTACCGGGTATCGCCGGTCAGGTTCTCGTCTATCCGGCGCTGGGCGGCGACCTGCAGAAGGGCTCCTATGTTGAAATGGCAAATGCACCGGGCCTGAGCACGGCCGATGTCGCCTACTATCGCAGCGTTCTGCAGGCACCGCTGCGCCATCCTGTCGCCGCGCCGCTTCACGCGGTATCGGTCGAAGGGCTTGCACCTGCCTTCATCACGGTTGCGCGGTTCGATCCGTTGCGAGACGACGGACCAGCCTACGCTGCCCGGCTTGCGGAGGCTGGTGTGGAAGTCTGGTTCCGGGAGGAGCCGCAGATGGTGCATGCGTGGCTGCGCGCGCGCCACATGAGCGAGGGTGCGCGGGCAGGCTTCAAGGCGGTATGCGAGGCGGTGCGGCTCTTCGCTTCGCGCTGA
- the betC gene encoding choline-sulfatase yields MARPNILIIMVDQLNGTLFPDGPADFLHAPHLKALAARSVRFANSYTASPLCAPARASFMSGQLPSRTRVYDNAAEFASDIPTYAHHLRAAGYHTSLSGKMHFVGPDQLHGFEERLTTDIYPADFGWTPDYRKPGERIDWWYHNLGSVTGAGVAEITNQLEYDDEVAYNATRKLYDLSRRQDERPWCLTVSFTHPHDPYVARRKFWDLYEDCPALDPTVPPLPFDEMDAHSKRLLEACDYKAFDITAEQIRRARRGYFANISYVDEKIGEILDVLERTRMQDDTVILFASDHGDMLGERGLWFKMCFFDGSARVPLMISAPDWQPALVDQPVSTLDVTPTLAGLAGLDISAIANWTDGEDLAQLVNGTKTRSPVLMEYAAEGSIAPLVGIRSGRFKLTVCEKDPPLLFDLQADPRELINLAGDPAHANTLATLLDQAKLRWNLAAFDAAVRESQARRWVVYPALREGAYYPWDYQPLQKAAERYMRNHMDLNVLEENQRFPRGE; encoded by the coding sequence ATGGCCCGTCCCAATATTCTCATCATCATGGTCGACCAACTGAACGGCACGCTGTTTCCGGACGGGCCGGCCGATTTCCTGCATGCGCCGCATCTCAAGGCACTCGCGGCCCGTTCGGTCCGTTTTGCCAACAGCTACACGGCAAGCCCCCTCTGCGCGCCGGCGCGCGCCTCCTTCATGTCGGGCCAGTTGCCGAGCCGAACGCGCGTCTACGACAATGCAGCCGAATTTGCCTCCGACATTCCGACCTATGCGCACCATCTCCGGGCCGCCGGCTATCACACCAGCCTGTCGGGCAAGATGCATTTCGTCGGGCCCGACCAATTGCACGGCTTCGAGGAGCGCCTGACGACGGATATCTATCCGGCAGATTTCGGCTGGACGCCCGATTACCGCAAGCCTGGCGAACGGATCGACTGGTGGTATCACAATCTCGGATCCGTGACGGGCGCGGGGGTCGCTGAGATCACCAACCAGCTCGAGTATGATGACGAAGTCGCCTACAATGCCACTCGAAAGCTCTACGATCTCTCGCGCCGTCAAGACGAGCGTCCCTGGTGCCTGACCGTCAGCTTCACCCATCCGCACGATCCCTATGTCGCCAGGCGCAAATTCTGGGATCTCTACGAGGACTGCCCGGCACTTGACCCGACGGTTCCACCACTGCCCTTTGACGAGATGGACGCGCATTCGAAGCGCCTGCTCGAGGCCTGCGACTACAAGGCCTTCGATATCACTGCCGAACAGATCCGCAGGGCGAGGCGAGGCTACTTTGCGAATATCTCCTATGTCGACGAGAAGATCGGAGAGATCCTCGACGTGCTGGAGCGCACACGGATGCAGGACGACACTGTCATCCTGTTTGCATCCGACCACGGCGACATGTTGGGGGAGCGCGGCCTATGGTTCAAGATGTGCTTCTTCGACGGTTCCGCACGCGTGCCGCTGATGATATCGGCACCGGATTGGCAGCCCGCCCTGGTCGATCAGCCGGTCTCCACTCTCGATGTCACGCCGACGCTTGCCGGCCTCGCCGGCCTCGATATTTCGGCAATCGCCAATTGGACGGATGGCGAGGACCTAGCACAGCTGGTGAATGGCACGAAAACCCGCAGTCCGGTTTTGATGGAATATGCGGCCGAAGGATCGATCGCGCCGCTGGTGGGCATTCGCTCCGGGCGCTTCAAGCTGACAGTCTGTGAGAAGGATCCGCCGCTGCTGTTTGACCTTCAGGCCGATCCCCGCGAGCTCATCAATCTGGCCGGAGATCCGGCCCATGCGAATACGCTTGCCACGCTTCTCGATCAGGCAAAGCTTCGCTGGAACCTTGCAGCGTTTGACGCGGCAGTTCGAGAAAGCCAGGCACGGCGCTGGGTCGTCTATCCGGCATTGCGCGAAGGAGCCTACTACCCCTGGGACTATCAACCTCTGCAGAAAGCCGCCGAGCGCTACATGCGCAATCATATGGATCTGAATGTGCTCGAGGAGAACCAGCGGTTTCCCCGGGGCGAATAA
- a CDS encoding Zn-dependent hydrolase produces the protein MTGNPEINGERLLERLDRFAGIGATAGGGVNRQALTELDRKARLLLAELAEARGFGVFQDPAANLFIRRPGRDGEAPPLLIGSHLDSQPSGGRYDGALGTLSAFEVLESLEDAGVETQRPIEVVAWTNEEGSRFAPGCMGSSAFSAGEIPLAWSDLAATDGARFGDELKATIASLPQAAIRDLGFPAYAYLELHIEQGPSLEKEDIPIGIVAGIQGTRWLEVTVSGQTAHAGTTALNYRRDPLRAMIAALNGLYASIMPQDERARFTVGRIAVEPGAINAIPQTARCTIDIRHPDSLEIDRLSATIEQVFSDGAGAEHCQVAIRQTFDMPPANFPRTVLEALDRAAIKGGLATRKMLSGAFHDALFVNRVAPAAMIFVPCRDGLSHNEAEYTAPDHVVSGARMLLLSTIEILEAAL, from the coding sequence ATGACCGGCAATCCCGAGATCAATGGAGAACGCCTGCTGGAACGCCTGGACCGGTTTGCCGGGATCGGCGCGACCGCGGGCGGCGGTGTCAATCGTCAGGCCCTGACGGAACTGGACCGAAAAGCCCGGTTGCTGCTGGCAGAGTTGGCAGAGGCGCGCGGTTTCGGTGTCTTCCAGGATCCCGCCGCCAATCTCTTCATCCGCCGGCCGGGCAGGGACGGGGAGGCGCCGCCGCTCCTGATCGGCAGCCATCTCGACAGCCAGCCGTCCGGAGGCCGCTATGACGGTGCGCTCGGGACACTGTCGGCCTTCGAGGTCCTTGAAAGTCTTGAGGATGCGGGCGTTGAAACCCAAAGGCCGATCGAAGTGGTTGCCTGGACGAACGAGGAGGGAAGTCGCTTCGCACCAGGCTGTATGGGATCCTCGGCATTCTCGGCTGGCGAAATTCCGCTTGCCTGGTCCGATCTGGCCGCAACCGACGGCGCACGGTTTGGCGACGAGCTGAAGGCAACCATTGCCAGTCTTCCGCAGGCCGCGATCCGCGATCTCGGCTTTCCTGCTTACGCATATCTCGAACTGCACATAGAGCAGGGGCCGTCTCTCGAGAAAGAGGACATCCCCATTGGCATCGTCGCCGGCATCCAGGGAACGCGGTGGCTGGAAGTGACCGTGTCGGGCCAGACCGCCCATGCCGGGACCACTGCGCTCAACTATCGTCGGGATCCGCTTCGCGCGATGATCGCGGCCCTCAACGGGCTTTACGCCAGTATCATGCCTCAGGACGAGCGTGCCCGATTTACCGTCGGACGTATCGCCGTAGAACCCGGTGCCATCAATGCCATCCCGCAGACGGCGCGATGCACCATCGACATCCGTCATCCGGATTCATTGGAGATCGATCGTTTGAGCGCGACCATCGAGCAAGTCTTCAGCGACGGCGCGGGGGCGGAACATTGTCAGGTCGCAATCAGGCAAACCTTCGATATGCCTCCGGCCAACTTTCCTCGAACGGTGCTGGAAGCATTGGACCGCGCCGCGATAAAAGGCGGGCTGGCAACCAGGAAAATGCTGTCAGGTGCCTTCCACGACGCATTGTTCGTCAACCGGGTCGCACCCGCGGCAATGATCTTCGTGCCTTGTCGCGATGGCCTCAGCCATAATGAAGCCGAATATACCGCACCTGATCATGTTGTCTCCGGGGCACGCATGCTGCTGCTGTCGACAATCGAAATTCTGGAAGCCGCGCTTTGA